Below is a window of Humulus lupulus chromosome 9, drHumLupu1.1, whole genome shotgun sequence DNA.
CTAGTCTTGTCAATTTTCTACTTTTAACAATGAACAACCTAAAAGTCACTATACTCTTTACATCTAAAGCAATCAAAGAATCAGATTTGGAATAGCCTTCAAACACACACCTATTCCTGTTCAGCCAAATACAGTAGCAAGTTGCAGTAATTACTGCTATACTCACACGCCTCACAATGCCAGCTGCTTTCAGAGATATCCAGTTTAACCAGCCATCAAATTCCAAAGGCCAACCCCCGAAACCCAGCCACTTAAACACAAGCTCCACAACTCTTCGAGATAGGCAGCAGTCAAAAAATAAGTGGTGATGTGTTTCTGGCTGGTCTCCACAAACAGGGCAAAGAATAGAGTCTAATATAATGTGAAATTTACTCAAGTTATCCTTCGTTAACAGCTGAGTATTCACAACTTGCCAAAGCAAAAATCGATGCTTAGGAATGTTAAGACTACTCCAAATTACCCTGTGATAACTAACTTGAAAAGGAGGAAGTGTACTGTTATATAAAACAGCTGAACAAAACCTACCCGAACTACCTGCCTTCAATATATCAGAAATGGAAAACTTCTGTCTCAGTCTACAAAGCTTGCGCCAATACCAGCTAGTATCCATTTTTAATTCATAAGACCAAGTGGATACCCCCTTGAGATAAACATTATTCACCCACTTAACCCACAGTAAATCTCTCTTTTCATTGATAGCCCAAATGTATTTAGCTAAGATAGCTTGATTCCATTTGGACCCTTCTTTAAACCCGAGACCACCATAATGTTTTGGAAGGCAAACTTTCTCCCAAGAGGCCATATGGATTCTGTTTCTGTTCCCATTTATTCCCCAAAGGAAACCTCTACAAAGTTTCTCGACCTCTTTAGAAACACTTTGAGGAAGGATGAAAGTACTCATCCAATAATTTCGAAGACCAAGTAATATTGAATGAATTAATTGAACTCTACCAGCAAAAGACAAATGCCTACTTTCCCAAGTATGAAGTctcaatctgattttttttaataataattccaCAGTCTTCAGCTTTCCATTTGGTAGGTCTTAAAGGCACCCCTAAATACTTTAATGGGAAGGAACCTTTAGCCAAACCAATATCCCTACTGATCACCCTCTTCTCCCTGGGATCAACCCCTccaaaaaatatttgagacttgCTAACGTTGATATGAAGCCCAGTTGTATTGCTGAAACCATCCAAGACTTCTTTAAGAACTATAATGGACTGTTTGGAACCTTTACTGAGAAGGATCAAGTCATCTGCAAAGCACAAGTTTATTAACTTCAAACTTTTGCAAAGAGGACGATATCTGAACTTAGATTATTGAGCAGCTTGCAGAAAACATCTCATTAGATAATCCATTATCAGAACAAAAATCAAAGGAGATAAGGGatcaccttgacgaagacccttaGCACCTTGAAAACCTCCTTGAATTCTGCCATTCATAAGAAGAGAGTATGTTGTGCTCTTGATACAAATCATCACCAGCTGAATAAATTTACCAGGGAAGTTTAAGGCATTAAGCAGATCTTCGACAAAATTCCAATCCACAGTATCATAAGCCTTACTGATATCGATCTTGATTGCACAGCGAGGAGAAGTGTTTTTCTGCCTATAGTTCTTCAAGATATCTTGGAGAATCATCACATTGTGAGCAATTGACCTCCCTTGGACAAAAGCACCTTGATTTTGATGAACCAGAAATGGAAGGACTGTTGCAAGCCTAGAACACAGTAGCTTAGATATGCACTTATAAATCGTTGTACAACAAGCTATAGGCCTGAAATCTATAGTTGTAGCTGGATTCTCTGTTTTAGGAATAAGAGAAATCATGGTATTGTGAAATTCAGGTGGCATGAAACCTGTCTCAAAGAAATTAGTAATTGCAGCACAGATTTCTCCCCCTATAACAGACCACATACTCTTGAAAAAACCAGATCCAAATCCATCGGGTCCTGGAGATTTAGTATCAGGAATACTAAAAATCGCATTTTTTTATTTCCATATAAGAGAAAGGTTTCAGCAAACCAAGTTTCTGATCTAAAGAAAGCTTAGTTCCCTGCTCAATACAGCTCAGATTCAACCTGGTTTTAACAGTACTGTTGCTGCCCATAAAACCACGGAAATGATTGAGAAAATGCGCCACAACTTCAGAGAAATTATTATTAATCAAACCTTGGTCTGTAATGAAACTTGTTATTCtgttttccatttttcttttcttcagacaaGCATGAAAGTAAGAGGTATTGGAATCTCCTTTTTGCAGCCAAGTAATTTTGCTCTTTAGGCTGAGAAACTTATGATACATCTTCTCTTGAGTGTCGAACTTGGCAGCTGCTGTTGCTTCTTGATCCTGGTAAGTCTTGTCTCTTGGGTGAGATTGTGCCAACAATTTAGCCTCACTGTAACAAGATTTCGCTGCCTAATAACTTTTCCCAATATCTCCAATCACTTCATGATTAAATTTCTTGAGGCAATGCTTAACTCTCATAAGTTTTAAGTAATCCCCTTTTAGACCTCTAGTAGTCATCGGTCTCTGCCAACTTTGCTCCACCAAGTTCTGGAAATCATGATGATCAGCCCAGAAATTGTAAAATCGAAAAGGTTTGATCCCAATAGCCTCTGTAGCTAAAGAAAAAACTACACAAGAACAATGATCAGATATTACTTCCCAGCTAAAATGAGCTGCAGTGTTCGGGAATAAATCATGCCACTCCTCATTGACAAATACATGATCTATCTTGGAATAGATTCAATTAGAGCCCATTTGGTTGTTAGTCCAAGTGAAAATCGAACCAAAACTTTTGAGAACTTCAACATTAGATTGAGCTAACCAAAGATTagagtcaaccatttcattatgTGTAATGGGATTCCCTCCATTTCTGTCATCAACATAAAAAACTGAGTTAAAATCCCCAAGAATTAACCAAGGGGAAACAAGAAATGTAAGTTGCACCAGATTTTGCCATAGAGTCTTCTGTTCTTCAATGGTATTAAAACCATAAACCAATGTGAGACAAAAAGCATAAGCTTGACCAGCCATTTTAACCACACAGTGAACATGCTGTGAAGATTCAGCAATCACTTTAACTCGAACAAAACGCTTCCTCCATATAATCAACAACCTGCCCTCAACAGTAGGACTATTATAGAACTCCCAGCTAGCAAATTTTTTGTCCATCAGTTCCTGCACTTTATTCCCTTTCAACTTAGTTTCTAACAGACCCCCTACTCCAATTTTATTCACATTGCAAAACTCCAACATAGATTCTTGCTTACCTTTGTGATTCAATCCCCTAACATTCCAACTACCTATATTACAGCAATCCATAGTTACATAGAGGATAAACCAGAACCCTTTGTCTCTCTACTCTCTACCACCTCTTCCACATTTCCCTCCTTTTCCTGCAGAATACTAAAGGCATTCACAGAACTATGCCCAACATCTTGTTCATGATTTGTTGTAGAGCCTGGaacattttccttcatttttaaaCCAGCAGTTCTTCTAGGAGTTTTCCAATCATTATCACTCAGCGAGTAATCAACTTTCTTACCTGAACCAGATGGTTTCAACTCAGTGGTAACAGGAATCGAAATGGGAGCCTTCCTCTCTGTAATCGAAATGGGAGGATTCTGAGTGTTTTCCTCTGGTTTAGTCACAGGAGCCTTCCTCTCTGAATTCCTCACTTTCTTCTCACCTTCCCCTTTCCTACAGTCAGCCATAACCCAAACACGATTTACATTTCACAGGTAACCATTCGTAATCTATCCCCTGCTCCACCAACTGACCATTTTCATTTAGAAACTAAATCATTCTTGGTGGTGCATCCGTTATATCCATCTCAACCAGTATTTGACCAAACTAAATCCTAGTGTGATCCCTTGTATACTAATCTACCATTATAGGCTTCCCAACAGTGCTAACCAATGCACTTAGGCATTTGTTCCCCCAGTACTGAAGACCTAAATCGTGAAGCCAAATCCATAACGGAACCGATCGGATTAACTTCATCGCATTAAGATCTGAAGACCAAGGTCTGACTATAACCGACTTCCTATCAAACTGAAGAACACCATTCTCTAAAACCAGATCTCTAGTCGCTTCATCATTAAATTTCACCATTGTTAAACCCATGGTCATACGTGCTATCTGCGCAATCCCAAGATGGCCCCAAATCCGTTTAATATATCCCTCAAACACCACCATTGGAGGGTTCGCACCAAGTACCATACAAATTACAGCAGAGCTCCAGTTCACAGCTTGGATCTTCACCTCCTCAGAGTCGATTTGAGCAATCTTGATGCCATTCTTAATCAGAGGTTCCTTATATGTAAGATGGGGGTCACGAGCAAACATGTTTTCCTTCTCAAATGAATTCCAATACTTACGTGTTGACTCCTGGAGAGTCTCCTGACCTTCATTAGCATCCATCTCTTCTTCTACTACCCGCGCCCAATTCATACTCAGTCGCCGGCCTTGAGTCGGAGGATTAGGAATCGCAAATTCACCATCAGTAATCGCTTCTGTTATCTTTTCTTCCTGCACTATTTCCCCATCTGTTATAGTTTCTGCCATTAAGTTTAATCCATTCGCAGATAGCACACCACCAGCTTCTTTGATCTCATTGTTCTGACTACTGTTTGATCCATTCTCATACAATCGAGGTGCATGCTTACTGACCACACgcttcttcttcgccatggaagagagaAAGTCGGGAACGAAGCTTTTTTGCCcaaagtttttaaaaaatttacttaaaaacttgatcaaaaaaaaaaaaagaacacaaAATTGATAATGAGAAACACATAAGTATCACCCTAATGTTTGCCCAACCCAATCTAAAAActtgttatttaatattaacatttataagttaaaactcaGCACAGTGATAATCATTACACATGATATAAAcatcttccactttacttaagaccataatatttctcaaatatctgTTACCTGCATGGAATGTGCTTGTGCGCCTGAAGATTGCTATACTTTTTTGCAAGACCATAATCTATGATATATACCTGCaataaagattaaaaataaaattaaaaaacagaGTGTTAGGCTGTCCCAACATCAAACTGTGAATTAATTATTCTAGCTTTGATAGATAGCATAACCAGGGTTTGGTGAAGCCACCATTAAacaacagaaaaataaaataaaaaaacaacaacaaaatggaACCCATGGCACCCCAATCACCCGTCCACTTCCAAGACCCTCTTCCCCCAAGAAGAGCCAACCTGCAGCCACACCCGCACATCTCCAACCCCACCCACACAATTCTGAAGCCATTACCTCCACTCTTTCGATGAGAAGCCAACTTCACTCTTACTGATCATTGAttacagtaaaataaagtttgaAACATTTTCCCACTAAACTTTACATAGAGAATCATATAAGGCGATTATCAATACAAGAatcatttttttcttcagaaaatTGATGAATTTTGTTTTTCTGTGACCCAAATATACAATGTTAATATCACCATTACATACAAATTTATAGCCTTTACGAATTCACCAGACCAGACATGAAAACCTAGGTGAATGAAACCAACCCTCTTTTTTCATAAATTAGAATACATTACTAAATACAGTAAAATTCACATCAGCCAACATTTTGTATTATCAAATCAACTACAGctatgaaaaagaaaaggagaggaGAATACGAGGCGTGGGAGCAAAAGTAAGCAATTCAGCCAACAATCTGTATTATCAGATATATTTCATATGGTATCGTACCTTAAAAAGATGTAAGCAGAGGAGAATAGAACTTGAGATAGTCGGCGTGAGGCAGAGGTAGAACTCTGGAAGCTTGACATAGTCGGCGTGACGTCGTGATGAAGAGATAGAACTCTGGAAGCTTGAGATAGTCGGCGTGACGTCGTGAGGCAGAGATAGACGAGTTGAGACGAGAGTGAGAGAGGatatgtgtgtgagagagagtgaaTGTAAGAAAGAGAGGCAAGGAGGCGGtaatggaggctgagagaaattgtTTGGGTATCTTAGGTTTAGAGATTAAATTTTGGCTGAGAGAAATTAGACCCCAAAattttttcatttggcgcctacaTGAatatttcatatggcgccaaaaaagTTGTATTCCGTGTTTTTTTTAATCATctattaataacacttttaaatatgtgttattttttaacgtaatatatactaaaaattgttgtagtgtgatAAGTTGGATTATCTTATCCATCAAAATCAATATATGGTTCAACAACAGCACATGATAAACCAGTATATGGGCCAACGATATGAATATGAAGTGAACCATGTGGCTCGTTTAAACAATCTGGTGAGTCGGTGGTCTTTAAATGAATCGGATCAAACTTATTTTGCTCCACCACCACCATATCCATCGTATTCTCCACTCTACTCTCTGCCTCCGCCTCCGTCATTTTATGGTTTTCCAGGGCCTCAGCCTCCGCAGTCTCAACAGTTTGAGGGACCTTCATCTCAGCTGCCATAACTGCCATACTGACGTGGCTAGTCAGGCAAATCTCTGTTCTCATTCTTTGAGTacttaacattggggacaatgtttggtgttaagtttgggggagagatttatttcttgtgcgttttttgtttgttttacggtttgtttgtttttaattttcattaGTTGTTCGTTTTGAGTCCTATTTTAGATTATAAATTAAGTTGATAATTATTGCCATTTGAATATGATTGACTGTTGTGTaatataatccaaaggaaaaattgaTGTGCTTCTAAAAACAATCTGTGagcttggttagattactttgtttttcacTATGATTTGTTGAAATTAGATATCCATTGCTCATACATTGCAATTGTTATacttgagttattttatgcatgtcaaatttggattgtggattgaaaagtttgaaaaaattctagaacttgcttgcttactatttgagatgaaatttgaaacagtgcacatttaggaaaatgatataggcaatttttggactggttgtgcctttcaagccaacctattaaattttatctttagttaacccttttgagccttataaccattttcttgattaacacattcttttgagcctaACTGTGAAATAAActaccatttactctttttgacccataccatgagcatggaAATTACtatatgaggggagtgaatgtgtaatgggatgtttgtattatgtgttattcagAAATTTACTTAtgattgagaaagaaaaaaaagaaagaaaagaaagaaagtgaaaaatgattatgctcccaaatagttatctattgaaaaatcaaagtttgggggagtgtatagaaatatatatatatatatattctcaatcattgcagagaaaaaggggtaacaagggatgagaTGTGTGAAATTTCTGGGAAAGTTTGTTTAgttggaatgcttgtggtatgattaagcctaaaaaattatgtctttatctacctatacctaagccttctattacaacccttatgttgaccctgattttggtcaacgacacgaagtctAGGAAATGacaagaaaatgatatagagcttgaaaataatctaatggaaagataaagaacacagggatttatagtggttcggccccaatgattggtaataacctacgtccacttgatactattattgatattgaatttccaaggtgtgatcaaagaacaagggttcctgagtttcacggaccttagaggaagaaaacaatacagtGATGGATAACAGTAATATAATTCTCTAAGCATAAAAGATCGatttcccttccttgagctatttctcgtgtatttataggctcaggaagggttacatgaattaggaaataatatctatccttaatggtCGGATCTGCAGgccataatgaagagatattcacAGATATCCTCACAACTGTACAAATCTTTGCATAAATGAACggatatacgaccaggctggtcgtatataaaacttgatctcaTCGTGCAGAAATAATGCTGGTTGATAGGCGAGCcatatctctgctacgtgtccgccacgtgtcaaaaatccttaCCATGTCATCATCAACTGATTTAGGGATAAACATTTgctccccaagtttatttattgcgaccagcaataagaaaacttaggaaaacaacttttcatatgccccacgaaatctatcagagccctcgtgcgttttttaaaacagtgacctaatcacgtctaatcaagccttttcagttttcaagaaaccattccGATGGCTGTTACACTcacccatgccttgaaaaaggtaactcatgattaccccttttcggcACACATCAGCTCTGTAAATAATCCCCACAATCTTCTAttaactctttacacgccatcttTTGCCAAGAAATCCCAAGAAAAATATCTCAGAGCCTCGAACTTTAAGGTTTTCAGACGCTTTGCCGAGGATCTCTGACCTGCAAACTCAAAGTTCCTCCTTCTCAGAATCTCCAATCTTCACTCAGGTAAACTTTCTTCAATGTTTAACCCTTTGAGATGACATGCATGATGCTTCTGTGCTCTGAGATTTTTCGTGTTTTGGGGAATAAATTTGGGAAGATTTTGCATATAccatttgatgcttgatagggtagtgtacttttgctctatataagttaggaatctgtttgatagtcaggatcatggatttagggcataaaatcgaagtaaaaattcaatttttaggctagctgaaaaactgggtttttctcgcccctttggagttgaaaaagcttttttcagaaaaaactttttactttcactttttgatccgtttttcaaactgctcgcataaaacttagtgtttcggttagaattctgttggtcgatagacgcgagcaacgttatcccaactttcaacataagctcccaggttatgtgttttatctccccctttgtctgtttgcagttcatatgcaagacccgtggggcggagaaagacccatcgacgacaatCTGTTGGCTCAACtactcgaggacgaagaacaaccctcgatatTGATACCTGATATCCCTTTTTCTCGCactaatccaaacacttccccagttttgACTCGAAATATCGCTCGCACCAAAACTaaggcccagaaaagaaaaacctcCAACACTTCTCATTAGCCtgctgctgatgctccctcgaccagtggtcaagacGAGAATGCCCCTGATCCAAATATCGAAaggcatgcccgccctcgacatgtccatttgcttgaggatgagcgactgaagaaaagcatTTAACAATGTCGTGACGTTTGCATaaatctgtgaatagatcactgtcgaactgggtgtcgttatctgaaactatctttttaggcaatccatagcgacagatgatgtttttgaccacgaagtcaagcactttcttcgtcgttatggttgtgagtggctcagcttctgcccatttggtgaagtagtcgacggcaaccactgcgtactttacaccacctttcctggtaggcaaagatccgattagatctattccccaaaccgcaaagggccatggactctgcatctgctttaattcATTGGGAGCTGCTTGCGGGATcttagaaaacctttgacacttgtcacattttcgcacgaactccatggagtcttcattcattgttggccagaaatatccttgccttaggatctttttcgacaggctttgccccccagcgtggtccccgcaaaaaccttcgtgcacctccttcatcaactcttcgactttctcctttgtaatacacctgagaagtggcagtgagtatccccttcggtacagaattccatcgactaggatatacctagcagcctgccactgaagagtcctggctttgtttctgtctgctgGTAGCACGCTGCTTgttagatactctacatatggagccatccatgtatctgccattTGGATGACTAGAGAGGTTTCTATTTTTTGGATGCTAGGTGCGAGCAGTCATCAActagcactatgttcagagtatcagcatcttttgcacttgccaattTCTCCAAAacgtctgcattggaattctgatctcgaggcacttgctggagagtatatctaTCGAACGGGGCTAAAAGATTCTTtcctttgttcagataggcgaccatttttaatcctcgcgcatgatactctcccaagatctgattcacgactagctgagaatcactataaatgtCAAGTGCTTTAATGTTCATATCATTGGCTAACCACAATCCAGCGAACAATGCTTTATATTCAccctcattgttagaggcagtgaagtcaaaccttattgcacagtgaaatcgatgcccttctagcgttatcaatatcactcctgctcctgcgtgggattcgttagataaTCCGTcggtgaacaatttccacgagggtgcttgggtttgacattcaggctcgctaGGCTCCTTGATCTGCTCACTACATGTGGGCTCTGTGAACTCGGCGATGAATTCAgttaaggcttgtccctttatcgctgctcgtggcaggtaagatatgtcgaactgcccgagctcGACAGCCCACTTCAGTAATCTTCCAATAGCCtttggcttttgcaggactttcCGAAGAGGTTAGTTGGTCAATACCGTAATTGGATGTGCTTGGAATTAAGGCcacaacttcctagaggccaatactaagcagtaagctaacctttcgatggggggatatctcaattctgcgcTGATCAGCCTTTTTCTTatgtaatagacagccttctacacaccttcttcttctctcaccagaacagcactagcagcgtaatctgtgattgccaggtagatgaacaaagtctcccTATCAACTGGCTTCGACAGAGTGGGTGGTTGTGCCATATGCGCtttcagtgcttgaaaggcctgttcgcactcatctgtccattcaaatttcttgttgcctctgagtagattgaaatatgggacacacttgtccgttgattttgaaataaatctactgagggcGGCAATTCTCcaagtcaggctttgaacatctttattcttcactggcgacttcatctcgatcagggcttttatcttttcgggattagcttcaattcctcttgagttaactat
It encodes the following:
- the LOC133800246 gene encoding uncharacterized protein LOC133800246; its protein translation is MADCRKGEGEKKVRNSERKAPVTKPEENTQNPPISITERKAPISIPVTTELKPSGSGKKVDYSLSDNDWKTPRRTAGLKMKENVPGSTTNHEQDVGHSSVNAFSILQEKEGNVEEVVESRETKGSWNVRGLNHKGKQESMLEFCNVNKIGVGGLLETKLKGNKVQELMDKKFASWEFYNSPTVEGRLLIIWRKRFVRVKVIAESSQHVHCVVKMAGQAYAFCLTLVYGFNTIEEQKTLWQNLVQLTFLVSPWLILGDFNSVFYVDDRNGGNPITHNEMVDSNLWLAQSNVEVLKSFVFSLATEAIGIKPFRFYNFWADHHDFQNLVEQSWQRPMTTRAKSCYSEAKLLAQSHPRDKTYQDQEATAAAKFDTQEKMYHKFLSLKSKITWLQKGDSNTSYFHACLKKRKMENRITSFITDQGLINNNFSEVVAHFLNHFRGFMGSNSTVKTSIPDTKSPGPDGFGSGFFKSMWSVIGGEICAAITNFFETGFMPPEFHNTMISLIPKTENPATTIDFRPIACCTTIYKCISKLLCSRLATVLPFLVHQNQGAFVQGRSIAHNVMILQDILKNYRQKNTSPRCAIKIDISKAYDTVDWNFVEDLLNALNFPGKFIQLVMICIKSTTYSLLMNGRIQGGFQGAKGLRQDDLILLSKGSKQSIIVLKEVLDGFSNTTGLHINVSKSQIFFGGVDPREKRVISRDIGLAKGSFPLKYLGVPLRPTKWKAEDCGIIIKKNQIETSYLGK